The Desulfofundulus salinus genome includes the window CGGCCAGGGAAACTCTATCCCCTTCAGCACCTCGAACCCCAGCACCGGGTGCAACCTGATCAGCTGCATCTCCGGTTCCGTCAGCCGGCGCGGTGCGGTGAGGATCTCTGCCGGGATGGCCATCTTCCCTATATCATGCAGCAACGCGGCGAGCCGGAGACCCTCCACCCGGTCTTCCGGCCACCCCATCTCCCGGGCGATGGCGCAGGCCAGCCGGGCCACCCGCATCTGGTGGCCGGCTGTGTACGGGTCCCGTAGCTCCAGCATCCTGCTGAGAGCCTCTACCGTACCGTACAGCATCTGCCGGAGCCGGACGACCGTTTCGTCCAGCTTTCTTTCCAGGCGCAGCCGCTTGATCCCAAGGGCAATGTCGCCTGCAATTTCGGCGAGAAAGGCCATTTCTTCGGGGTCAAAAGCGTCCGGCAGGTGGGAATAAACATTAAGGATTCCCACAACTTCGCCCTCGTGCACCAGGGGAACAGCCGCGCTTGACGCATAGCCACGGCGTACCGCTTCCTCGCGCCAGGGCGTATGCTGCGGGTCGCAACATATATCCCGTACCACTACGGGCTCGCCCGTTCTGATGGCTGCGCCGGTCGGTCCGGGATCCGTCTGGCTGTCGTCCCAGGTAACCTTTACTGAACGCAGGTAGCCGTTCTCAAAACCGCTGTGGGCAATGGGCGTCACGCCAAATGTCTCTTTCTCGGCAAGACCAATCCAGGCAAACCTGATAAATTCGAGCCCGGCGAGAAGCTCGCAAATGCGCTTGAACAGCTCGCTCTCCTCGCGAACCTCAAGAAGGAGATGATTTACTTCTCTGGTAATCAGAATATGGGCCTTAAGCCAGTTAGTATCCGGGGCTGTCCCGGAATTTTTCTCCGGACTTTGAGCTGGGACAACCCTTTCCTCGCTGTTCACTCCAACCTTCACTCCCATGGGTATGTCTAATGCTCTCAACTGGATGAATGCACAGGCAACAGTGTATCAGCCGGGTTTTGATATGACACAGTTAAGTATAGATTACACGGAAATACATCAAGCATCAGGGAAACTATACTGGGAAATTGCCTGACGAATGAAAATCAGGGGGGAAAAAAGGTGGGGAACGCAGGTAGATACAGGGGAGGATATGTGTCGGAGCAATCAAAATGAGGTTTAACCGGGTATTCCTTACCCCCCCCCTCCTCCCGAACGCATGTTCTAAAGCTAAGTTTCTTTTTCATCTGTACCATGGAAACCACCCAAATCCCTATCATAAAAAATTTTTGCGCAAATAATGATTCCCTGCAGGAAACTAAAGACCCCTTATTTAGTCCCCGGCCTTCACCGGGCCTGCTTTCCCGGAGGCAACATTTTTACCCGGGCTTTATTCGACAAAAGAAATGCTTTTCCTTCACGATGCTCCGCATTTTCCCACTTCTTTTTCAAATCAGGTCTTGCCGGAACCAGATTTTTTTGTTAAGATTGGGTTAAGGGAATTTTGTATACAAGTATACAAAATGCGGGGGAGCGGAAAATGATGCCCTACCTGGTGACCTGGCTCGAAGGGGAAGAGGTGTGCTGGCGCTTTGTGGACGAAGATGAGCTGGCGGAGATCTGGGAAATGGAAAAGCATTTCATAGTTACCAAACTCAACCCGGCTGTATAAAAAGAAGAATGCAACCACCTGCCCGGCAGTGGCATGGTAACATTTACCTGAATCCGGCTGAAATTATAAGGGGAGCGCACCTTGCGTTCCCCTTGTTTTTTGTCATCCAGCACGACAGCGAATAGTGCCGGGTTAGCAGGAAGCGCATCCATCGTCTTCCTTTATTTTTAAGTAACCAATATAACCGTAGACCCGTAATATATAACCGCCGGGAAAAGAAACGCCGGACACGGTAAACCTGCTCCAGGATGAGCCCGGACGTCAGTAAAGCGGCCGTTTTGTTGCCCTAAAATTTCCATAAGGAGGGGAACGCCGAAGTGAAGGCTCTACCGCTGTCCGAACTGTCCATTGGCCAATGGGGACGGGTGGTGTCTTTAAAAGCACGGGGCATGACCAGATGCCGGTTGCTGGACCTGGGCCTGGTTCCCGAAACGCCGGTCCAGGCGGTAAGGCGTAGCCCGCTGGGCGACCCGATCGCTTACCGCATCCGGGGAGCATTAATTGCCCTGCGCCGGGAAGAAGCCGGCCAGGTGCTGGTGACACCCTACTGCCGGCGCGATGAAGGCAGCACAACTCACCTTTGCAAACTGCCCGGGCGGCGGCCTACTTTTCCCGCAGTTCCTGTGCTCCGGCCCTACCGCCGCCTCCTCTGGCTTGTGCGAAGCCCTTGAAAAACCGCGGTACACCATCCGCATCCTCTGCCACAGCACAAGTAGTGAGGTGTTTGTATGCCCCTTGCAACCGAACTGCGCGAAAGGTTTAACATCCACCCGGACCCCGACGCTGCCGTAATTGCCCTGGCTGGCAACCCCAATACCGGCAAAAGCACCATTTTTAACGCCCTGACCGGGTTGAAACAGCACACGGGCAACTGGCCGGGCAAGACGGTGCTCCAGGCACAGGGCACATTTCATTTCGGCGGCAAAAAGTACATCCTGGTGGACCTGCCGGGAACCTATTCCCTGCTGGCAAACTCGGCCGAAGAAATGGTCGCCCGGAACTTTTTATGCTTTGCCCGGCCGGACGCTACAGTGGTAGTCACCGACGCCACCTGTCTGGAAAGAAATTTAAATCTCGCTTTACAGGTGATGGAAATTACCAGCAAGGTAATTGTTTGCGTTAACTTTATTGATGAGGCGCGCAGGAAAAACATTTTTATTGATGTCGATTGCCTGGCCCGGGAACTGGGTGTACCCGTGGTAGCCACGGCTGCCAGGAGCGGCCTGGGCCTTACGGAATTAAAGACCGGGATCGACGCCGTGGTGCGGGGACAAATAGTGACCAGCCCCCGCCGGCTGATTTACGATCCCGATATCGAAGAGGCCGTGGCACGGCTGGAAGATAAAATACCCGGGGAAATCAAGGAGTGGATCAACGCCCGCTGGCTGGCGTTAAGAATAATTGATCACGACCGGAGCACTCTCGATAATATAAGGCAATACTTTAAGGTACCGGAATGGGGTGTTTTGCGTGAGCGGTATAAATACTGCCCCACCTGAAGCCGGGCCCGGCGTGGTGAATGAAGCCCATCAGATTGAGATACGGGACCGCATCGTCAAAACAATTTACCGGGAGGCGGAAGCCATCGCCGCCCGGGTGGTCAGGCAAACCGGTCCCCACAGGGATTGGGAACATAAAGTGGACGACATCCTCACTTCCCGCCTGCTGGGCTTCCCGGTCATGTTTCTGCTCCTGGGGCTGGTTTTCTGGATAACCCTTGTGGGAGCCAGTTATCCCTCACAGGCACTGGCAAACGCCCTGTTTTGGGGGGAGGAACGGCTTTCGGAAGTCTTTGTGTGTCTGGACGCTCCACCCTGGCTGCACGGGCTGGTGGTCACGGGCGTCTACCGCACCGCGGCCTGGGTGGTCTCAGTGATGCTGCCCCCCATGGCCATCTTTTTCCCCATTTTTAGCCTGCTGGAGGATCTGGGTTATTTACCACGGGTGGCCTTTAACCTGGACCGTTTGTTTAAGATGGCCGGCGCCCACGGCAAGCAGGCGCTGACCATGAGCATGGGTTTTGGGTGCAATGCAGCAGGGGTAATGGCCTGCCGTATTATTGAATCTCCCCGGGAAAGATTGATCGCCATCCTGACCAATAACTTCGTCCCCTGCAACGGCCGTTTTCCCACCCTGATAGCCCTGGCCTCCATATTCGTTGGCCCGGCGGCAGCCCCGGGTTTCAGCTCTCTGGCCGCTTCCTTTACCGTAGTGGGGCTTATTCTGGCGGGGATACTGATTACCCTGCTTACCTCGTGGCTGCTTTCAAGAACCATCTTGAAAGGGGTGCCCACCACCTTTACGCTGGAACTGCCGCCACTGCGCCTGCCCCAGGTGGGCCGGGTGCTGGTCCGCTCCGTACTGGACCGCACGCTCTTCGTCCTGGCCCGGGCCGTGACTGTAGCCGCCCCGGCGGGCGCTGTGGTGTGGATCCTGGCCAACATCAGCTTCGAAGGACAGAGCCTGCTTGCCCGGGGAGCAGGTTTGCTGGAACCCTTCGGGCGAGCCCTGGGTTTGGACGGCTTCATCCTGCTGGCCTTCATCCTGGGCCTGCCGGCCAATGAAATTGTCCTGCCCATTCTCCTTATGGGCTACTTATCCGCTGGAACTATGGTGGAAGTGGACAGCCTAATCGTTCTGCAAAACATTCTGGTTCACGGACACGGCTGGACGTGGTTGACCGCATTGTGCACCATGCTCTTTTCCCTGCTGCACTTTCCCTGCGGCACCACGCTGTTCACCATTCAGCGGGAAACAAAAAGCATCAGGTGGGCGGTTTGGGCGGCGGTCATTCCCCTGGCCGTTGCCGGCCTGGTTTGCTTTGCAGTGGCACAGACGGTGCAGGCGCTGGGGCTGGTATAACTTCACAAACAGTGTTACGATGGGTCCAGGTAGAGGTAGTTTTTCCCTCGTTCCTTTGCCTGATAGCAGGCTTGATCCGCCCTTGCAAGCAGCGAGTCGACAGAATCGTTTTTTTTCGCCTGGGCCACCCCCAGGCTTGCCGTAATCCGGCGGTGCGGGAAAGGGTTAATCTCAATAGATTTACGTATTCTTTCTGCCACTTTCGCAGCATCTCCCCCTTTTGTCCCCGGGAGAACGATTATAAACTCTTCGCCCCCGTAACGGCACGCAATATCCGTAGTCCTGATGGAGTTTTTTATTAACTCTGCCGTCTTCTGCAGCACCACATCGCCGGCCAGGTGCCCGAAAGTGTCGTTATAAACCTTGAAGTCATCTATGTCCAGGAAAATAACCGACAGGTGGTAACCGTACCTCGCTGCCCTCTGAAGTTCGGTAGCCAGTACATCCCGCAGAACGCGCCTGTTAAGAAAACCGGTCAAAAAGTCAGTTTCGGCTTCTCTTTCCAGGCGGCGTATGAGAGTCGCATTGGCCAGGGCTACCGCGGCGAAGTTTATATATATCTGCAGGTTTTTACTGCCGTTGTCACCCAGGGAAACAGGGGCCGCTATACCCAATAACCCGACAATTCCCAGAGCAGTCCAGAGGGGATAAACCATGATTTCAGTTCCGGGAGCAGCATCTGTACCGGTAAAGCCCGGTAAAACCTTCAGCTCCTCAATACTCAAAGACGACGGCTCAACTTTTGAAAAAATCCGCTCAATCAACGGATGAACCAGTGGCCATTCCTTCCCGATCAACAGGTTGCCACGCACACCTTTGCCCTGCGCGACCCTGATTTTATCACCTTCCCTGAGGCCGACAAAACATAAATCGGCTTGATAAATTATGATCAACGAATTCGTTATGAGTTCCAGAACCCTGTCCAGTTCGACGATCGAGGTCATAAGGCGGCTGATCTCGTAGATGCTGTTCAGCTCCAGCCTCCGTAAACCTAACAGGTTCCTTTCCAGAATGGCGTTAAAAACCTCATTGATCGTCCGGTAAACGTTATGTGCTTTCGTGATGAAAGCAATTTCTTCCTCGCGTTCCATCAGGGTTGTATGCCCGGCAGGAGCAACTATGAGATACCCTATCTTCTGGGCATAGCTGCCCAGACGGTACGCGCAAAGCTTAAGTCCATAAGGACAGGTGAGCATGTCTTTATCTTCTGTCGAACCGCAGGCAGACCTGTAAAAATCGATACATTTTTCATTACGGAGCTCCCTCCCCTTATTTACCTCCTGGCATAATTCAGCCGGCAAACTGAACCGGGAAAAAGGATCACCGTTCGCATCAAAGATGTAGACATTTGCATTCATGGCCCTGGCCAGCGTATCTTGAAAATCCTGCCAGTACCTTACCGAAATATTAAGTAAAAGGTTTGGATGCATTCAGTAAACACCTCATTTTAGCATATCTGCTTTGTCCAATCTACCGAGGATATTTATCCCCTCTGGGGCAATCTCATACTCCCTCAGGGACTTGTCGTGGTCGCTTCCACGGGCTTTCAAGATTCCAAGAACTTTTCTGATGCTGGAGTTATCCTCCACGTACCGCAGTATGATTATATTATCGGTAATCAGGGATAATTGCGCTCTGGATACTATAAGAGGCGAAAAGAGGTCTTCGTTGAGCACCGTAAAAATAGTGGTGACGTGCCGCTTCCTGAGGTGTTGTCCTATCGCCCAGAGATAATCCCTGTACTTTTGTATATCGGTAACGCTGCTTTCAAAGGAGGAGATGCTGTCGATGACAAACCTCTCCACCTTTTTTTCCCTGATCATGTCCAGTATCTCAAAAGCGTGTTTATCTACGTCCAGTTCTATGGGGGAAATAAACTTGATCTCCAGCTGGCCCTCTGCCAGATATCTATCTATCTCCCAGCCCAGACAGCGGGCAGTATTCTGAAGTTGAACCGCAGGCTCTTCAAAAGAAAGGAATATCCCCTTTTCGCCTTTCTCAGCCCCTTCCAGTAAGAACTTTAGGGCAAACATCGTCTTGCCCGTACCTGTGGCACCGGAGATGAGTGTGATAGTTCCTTCCAGTAACCCACCGCACAACATTTCGTCCAGTCCACAGATCCCGAATTCCTTTCGCCCCAGCTTGACATCGTACCGGAGTTCTTCACCCTCCGGTCTCATCCTTGGGTACACTTCTATCCCCACAGGACCAATTTGAAACAAATGTTCCCCATATTGAAAACTGGTTCCCCTCATTTTCAGAATACGCATATACCTTTTTTGAAATCGCTTTTCTTCCTGTCCGTAAAGGTGAAAAATCCCATCGGCGATGGCAAACTCGCTCAGACGCGTCAGCTCCTGTTCTTCGTACTCGCCGACGAGAAACGCAGTGATCTCCCATATCGAAAGAACGGCAGCCAGCTCAAAAACAAAGGCCCTGAAGGTCTTCTCGTCCGGGAAGAGGTCCCTTATAACCTTGACACTATCGATTACAACTATGTTTGGCAAATGTTCTTTGATCATTTGAGTCAGGTAGTCCAGGCCCCTGCTCGCACCTTGTTTGCGCAGGACCTCCCCAAGATCCCCGTAAATAACCCTGTCCCCCAGCAAATCATCTGAGAAAAACTCAAAATCCTGGAGATGCCTCACCATCTTCAACTGTGATTCCGATATAGTGGTCAGGTATAGACTTTTGAGGCCGTTCCTGGCATTATTAAATATAATATGCTGGACGAATATCGTCTTTCCACTGCCCGGAGAACCGGAAACGATATTCAATGAATAAGCAGGTATGCCGCCACCAAGAATATAATCAAGATTTTTTATGCCCGTTATCAACCTCTCCATCTCTCATTCCCCCCTGGAAGCAGAAAGATCCCCGGCAAATTCCTCGTCCAGCTTCTTTCTAATCTCTTCCGCTCTTTCATGCCCGAGAAGCCTGGCCAGGATTTCTACATACCTGGTGATAAACTTCATAAACATGTCTTCGACCGGCAGGTCCGGGTTTTCCTCCAACCTGGCCGCCATCTTCGCGCACGATATCCCATTTTGATCGTACTGCAGGAGTTCTATTTCCTTGTATTCCAGCGAAACCTCCCATACGACCCTTTCCACCAGAAGATTCACGGAAAACGTCCCAAGGTACTTGGACGACGCGGTCCACATTTCTCTCAGCAAAGTTTCATAGTGCCCGATCCGTTTTTCGATGATTTCGCTCACAACAGCCCCCTCCATTTCAGCTAAAAGCTATCGCTCCAGTATGAACAAGGCCCGGTTTCCCGGTTAGTTATTTCGCAAGTGCTTAACACCTCCAGGAATATCATCAGTGATCCGGTAGAGTTCAGGATCTATTCCCTCAGGCACGACCCGGCAGCAAAACACTTCCACCAGCTGCGGGTCGAATTGAGTACCAGCACAGCGGAAGAGCTCCTCTGAGGCCATTTCTTTAGACATCCTGGGCCGGTAAACCCGATCCGAAGTCATGGCATCAAAACTATCAGCCACGGCCAGAATTCGCGCCCCCAGGGGAATGGCCTCACCCCCCAATCCTTCCGGATACCCGCAACCGTCATATCTTTCGTGATGGTAAAGGGCCATAAGGCTGATGGCTTTCATCCCCGGTATGGCCGAAAGGATTTCATAACTATAAACAGGGTGCTTTTTTATTTCCTCCCACTCCGCGGCTGTCAGTTTGCCCGGCTTATGCAGGATAGCACTGGAAATGCCCAGCTTTCCTATGTCGTGGAGCAACCCGGCCAGGTATATACGATTCTGTTCCTTTTCAGGCATACCCAATTTCTTCGCGAGCGCAGCAGCATAGGCAGCCACGCGCCAGGAATGATTGGAAGAAACCTTAAACCGGACCTCATGTAATTTCATCAACGCCCGGGCAGCATGGATAAATGTGGATTTCATGGAAGCACCTCAACGTATTTATTCTAAAAATTTCTTTAGAAAATGAAAAGCCGCAGGGAGAAAAATTTTACGCTTCCCTGCGGCTTCCCTTCTCCCCTTGCAACCCAGCCGTCATGGTTCCCCGCGGGGAACTTTAGACCTGTGGCTTTGCGTCCCCGGCTTTCGCCGGGTTTGCCCTCCGGAAAGTTGCGACTTTTCAAGAGGTATTTCAACATTTTTTCAAGATGTATTTCAACATTACCGTTAACTTTTCCTCCTGATTAAGGTGATTTTCGGTAATATCAACGGCATCCTCATCCTGAGAAAACCGTTCCAACGGCCCGGTAATAAAGGGCCGGTTCTGGGAAAACTCAAGCCTGAGTTGCTTCCTGGCCGTGCTCCGGCCAACCCCATTACACCGAATCCGCGCGGACCCGCATGAACGGGGTGTGAGAGGAGGGGGTTAGCCGCCCCCTCCTGCTCGATATCCTAAAAGCTCTTGCGTTAATCAATCCCCGCCGGCGGTCGGGGCACCTACATACGGAAGCGTACGGCTAACCTGTCCAGTTCGCCAGCCAGCGCGGTAAGCTCTTCGGTAGAGGCAGAGACTTCCTCCATTGCCGACGTCTGCTCTTCTGTTGTCCCGACAACGTTCTGCACGCCAGCCGACATTTCTTCCGCAGCGGCGGCCACCTCCTGGACCTGCCGCGCAACATCCTCGATGGCAAGGTTGATGGCCTTGATATTAGCCCCAACCTCGTTGATCACCCTGCTTCCCTCCGTGACCTCCGCCGCCCCGGCAGCCATAACTTCGACCGCCTTCCTGGACTCATTCTGGATCGTGGTGATCAGTTCGTAGATCTCCTTGGCGGCGCTGGCCGACTGCTCGGCCAGCTTACGGAC containing:
- a CDS encoding ATPase domain-containing protein; this encodes MERLITGIKNLDYILGGGIPAYSLNIVSGSPGSGKTIFVQHIIFNNARNGLKSLYLTTISESQLKMVRHLQDFEFFSDDLLGDRVIYGDLGEVLRKQGASRGLDYLTQMIKEHLPNIVVIDSVKVIRDLFPDEKTFRAFVFELAAVLSIWEITAFLVGEYEEQELTRLSEFAIADGIFHLYGQEEKRFQKRYMRILKMRGTSFQYGEHLFQIGPVGIEVYPRMRPEGEELRYDVKLGRKEFGICGLDEMLCGGLLEGTITLISGATGTGKTMFALKFLLEGAEKGEKGIFLSFEEPAVQLQNTARCLGWEIDRYLAEGQLEIKFISPIELDVDKHAFEILDMIREKKVERFVIDSISSFESSVTDIQKYRDYLWAIGQHLRKRHVTTIFTVLNEDLFSPLIVSRAQLSLITDNIIILRYVEDNSSIRKVLGILKARGSDHDKSLREYEIAPEGINILGRLDKADMLK
- a CDS encoding FeoA family protein, yielding MKALPLSELSIGQWGRVVSLKARGMTRCRLLDLGLVPETPVQAVRRSPLGDPIAYRIRGALIALRREEAGQVLVTPYCRRDEGSTTHLCKLPGRRPTFPAVPVLRPYRRLLWLVRSP
- a CDS encoding sensor domain-containing diguanylate cyclase; the protein is MHPNLLLNISVRYWQDFQDTLARAMNANVYIFDANGDPFSRFSLPAELCQEVNKGRELRNEKCIDFYRSACGSTEDKDMLTCPYGLKLCAYRLGSYAQKIGYLIVAPAGHTTLMEREEEIAFITKAHNVYRTINEVFNAILERNLLGLRRLELNSIYEISRLMTSIVELDRVLELITNSLIIIYQADLCFVGLREGDKIRVAQGKGVRGNLLIGKEWPLVHPLIERIFSKVEPSSLSIEELKVLPGFTGTDAAPGTEIMVYPLWTALGIVGLLGIAAPVSLGDNGSKNLQIYINFAAVALANATLIRRLEREAETDFLTGFLNRRVLRDVLATELQRAARYGYHLSVIFLDIDDFKVYNDTFGHLAGDVVLQKTAELIKNSIRTTDIACRYGGEEFIIVLPGTKGGDAAKVAERIRKSIEINPFPHRRITASLGVAQAKKNDSVDSLLARADQACYQAKERGKNYLYLDPS
- a CDS encoding nucleoside recognition domain-containing protein, which codes for MSGINTAPPEAGPGVVNEAHQIEIRDRIVKTIYREAEAIAARVVRQTGPHRDWEHKVDDILTSRLLGFPVMFLLLGLVFWITLVGASYPSQALANALFWGEERLSEVFVCLDAPPWLHGLVVTGVYRTAAWVVSVMLPPMAIFFPIFSLLEDLGYLPRVAFNLDRLFKMAGAHGKQALTMSMGFGCNAAGVMACRIIESPRERLIAILTNNFVPCNGRFPTLIALASIFVGPAAAPGFSSLAASFTVVGLILAGILITLLTSWLLSRTILKGVPTTFTLELPPLRLPQVGRVLVRSVLDRTLFVLARAVTVAAPAGAVVWILANISFEGQSLLARGAGLLEPFGRALGLDGFILLAFILGLPANEIVLPILLMGYLSAGTMVEVDSLIVLQNILVHGHGWTWLTALCTMLFSLLHFPCGTTLFTIQRETKSIRWAVWAAVIPLAVAGLVCFAVAQTVQALGLV
- a CDS encoding HD domain-containing phosphohydrolase, whose amino-acid sequence is MNSEERVVPAQSPEKNSGTAPDTNWLKAHILITREVNHLLLEVREESELFKRICELLAGLEFIRFAWIGLAEKETFGVTPIAHSGFENGYLRSVKVTWDDSQTDPGPTGAAIRTGEPVVVRDICCDPQHTPWREEAVRRGYASSAAVPLVHEGEVVGILNVYSHLPDAFDPEEMAFLAEIAGDIALGIKRLRLERKLDETVVRLRQMLYGTVEALSRMLELRDPYTAGHQMRVARLACAIAREMGWPEDRVEGLRLAALLHDIGKMAIPAEILTAPRRLTEPEMQLIRLHPVLGFEVLKGIEFPWPVSQALLQHHERMDGSGYPDGLRGEAIIPEARILGVADVVESMASHRPYRAALGMEAALEEISRNSGILYDPQVVEACLVVCRNNPGVLVQD
- a CDS encoding HD-GYP domain-containing protein; this encodes MKSTFIHAARALMKLHEVRFKVSSNHSWRVAAYAAALAKKLGMPEKEQNRIYLAGLLHDIGKLGISSAILHKPGKLTAAEWEEIKKHPVYSYEILSAIPGMKAISLMALYHHERYDGCGYPEGLGGEAIPLGARILAVADSFDAMTSDRVYRPRMSKEMASEELFRCAGTQFDPQLVEVFCCRVVPEGIDPELYRITDDIPGGVKHLRNN
- a CDS encoding FeoB small GTPase domain-containing protein, with protein sequence MPLATELRERFNIHPDPDAAVIALAGNPNTGKSTIFNALTGLKQHTGNWPGKTVLQAQGTFHFGGKKYILVDLPGTYSLLANSAEEMVARNFLCFARPDATVVVTDATCLERNLNLALQVMEITSKVIVCVNFIDEARRKNIFIDVDCLARELGVPVVATAARSGLGLTELKTGIDAVVRGQIVTSPRRLIYDPDIEEAVARLEDKIPGEIKEWINARWLALRIIDHDRSTLDNIRQYFKVPEWGVLRERYKYCPT